The following DNA comes from Scomber scombrus chromosome 7, fScoSco1.1, whole genome shotgun sequence.
GTTATAGTTGCAATcattcaaaaatattaatacatcgttgctttttttaatgttttatcattGCAGAGAATGAATCCACTCCTCGCCAACAATTGCTGGAGCACTTCTTGCGCCAATTGCAGAGGTGATGAACACTGATTAAGTCTAATGGCTGCAATGGCTGAAGGGTTTTAACTAGATCAGAAGTTGATACTTTAAAGACACAGAATCATAAAGAGTAAAGGATGAGTGCCACTTCCAAACACAAGTGTGACTACATAGAGTCAGACAGGATTGCAGCCCAGAAAACATAGTCAATACCTCTCCCTGAAGATGAATCTTAGTGTTAAGAGAGGAACGCCTTTTTCTCTATCACCATGTAGCACACGTGCACAAAAAAAGGTCATAAATTCAGTATCAGTGATACTAATTGGCACATTGCTATGAAATCTACGGAGCACAATATTCTCCCCCAAAGATCAAGTTTTTCCAGTTTGGACATTCCCTGAAGTTTCCAATTGCATTtccaaaatgtcatctttatatGCAACATGTTTGTCTCATACAATTGGCAGATTGCATTGAAATTAAGAGACAAACACTATTGATTTTCATGGCTTTCCAATAGCCCCACTGTTGATAAGCTTCCAAGAATGGTAAAATGTGAGTTTGTTGTTTATTCCATACAACACCTACATACTGAATATTGTAGAGTGTAATAAGCCATATTGTATACTATTCTTTTGAAGAGATGAGTGTGAGCAGAAAAGTGCAGATATAATATGATTCAGGCCACATTATGATGTGGTCTGGTTCATCAAATCACAGTGTGAGCAAAAGCCATTCATATTGATCACATTGACCTGACAGATAATGTGTCCTGGCATACTCAGATGACAATGTCTCTACTTAAAAAGATAAGTCTAAACAAGTCTAAAACATTAATGAATAACACTGATGGACTCCGTTGTCTATCACTTGTCTCAGGAAAGACCCCCATGGATTCTTCTCATTTCCAGTAACAGATGCAATCGCTCCTGGTTACTCAATGATCATCAAACATCCTATGGACTTTAGTACCATGAAAGATAAGATTGGAGACAATGAGTACAACACAGTTACTGAATTTAAGGTGAGAAATCTCTGTTTCAATGTATTCTTATCTTCAAAATCAAGAGGGTGGATTTGAAAGAGTATTGTTAAGTACAAGAAAACAGCACATGTAAACTAACCTCATCTCATAACTGTTTTTGGCCTTCAGGCAGATTTTAAATTGATGTGTGACAATGCCATGGTGTACAACCGACCAGAGACGGTATATTACAAGGCTGCCAAGAAACTGCTCCATACAGGGTTCAAGATGATGAGCAAGGTAATGAGATGATGGAGAAGAGCTGAACATGATATGATATATTACAACCATCCATCCTGTTTGTCCATGTTAACTGTCATTTACTGTCAAATACTGATACACTTTTTTATAAGTCCTACGCTTCCCTTTGTACTAACTTTTCATGTCATACAGGTTACCATTCATCAAAGACATAAATTGTGACTTCAACTACAATACTTGATTAAATGGAATATATCAATATGCCAGAGCATTAAACTTAAGAGTCACTTAGGTGTTCGATTTATGTCGATCCtcgaaagaaaagaaaaaatccaaactAACACACGTTTCTATAACATTGTACAGCTCAGTTTTAATTTGTGAATTAATGAAGCTTGTGAATGTGAAATGAATTTCTTGAGAGGAACAGACAGATATACTGCAGTAATGATGTCACCTGGAGTCAAACCATGGCACTGCTCCACAGTAAGTAATGAAATAAATTCAAAGTGCTATGACATGTTCTGATTATATAAAACTCATTTAAATGTAGTAACTAAAGTTAAGTGAGTTCAGGAAGTCAGTCACTTCCAAAATCTCAATGACAACATAAATATAAGTCTTGATGCTCTGATTTGATTGTATTGTCATAAATCAATATACATGTTATTTTAGGGTGAATTTTTTAATGTCCTGTCCAAGTCCATTCATACATTGCCAGCTACACAGATGAAGTTAAGTGTTGCCATtatttctcctctgctctgtgtaCAGGAGCGTCTTTTGGCTCTGAAGCGCAGCATGTCTTTCATGCAGGATATGGATTTCACCCAGCAGGCAGCCATTTTGGGAGATGAAGACCTTGCAGCTGATATACCTCCTCCAGAGATAATCCCTATCCCAGTGGAATCGGCGAAGAAGTCCAAGAAACAACCAGTCAAAGACATGAAGGAAGTCATCAGGTATTCGGTCTTTGTGATATGtagatttaaaaatacatttttgatgaaATAAAATGGTAATTATGCATATTCAAAGAAGGCAAGAGGGCATTTCTAATGCTCTATTTAATGCTTTGTGAATCGTATTATACAGCACCCTGTCTGCATAGTAACATTGCCACTCCTGTGTTCTCAGTTACCTGTTTGAGCCAGAGGGAAACGCTTGCAGCTTGACTGACACTACAGCAGAGGAGCATGTTCTGGCTCTGGTTGAACATTCTGCTGATGAAGCTCGGGATCGGATCAACAGATACATGCCAAACTCCAAGGTTTCCCTGTTAACTTACCACTTCATTTACTGTtctataaattaatattatgttGTTTCCACCCCTATGTACTTTTCACACATTCTTACATGACTGGGGTACGTTTTTGGAGCATGTAAGTGAACATCTTGTCagtttgtatttacagtatgttatcTCTGGTCCGTGTTTTCAGATGGGCTACTTACGTAAAGAGTCAGACAATCTTCTATACACTGTTGTGAATCAACTTGATCCTGATGCAGACGGTTTGATAGCACTTTAacctctttttaaaatcatattattTTCTCACAAGATGTGCACTTGATGAGTATAATCTATGATATCTGGGAAATAACTTAATCTTTCTTCACTTTTGCAGAAGAGGAGACCCATAAAGTGGACCTGAGTTCTCTGTCAAATAAACTTCTGCCTGGATTAACAACCTTGGGTTTCAAAGATGACAGGAGACACAAAGGTACATTATTAAAGTGCACTTTTGTTAAGTTAATTCAGATAATGACATTTACCACTTGGGCTTGTAGTCACTTATGCATTATTTTCTCTGTAGTGACATTCCTGAGCAGTGCCTACAACATTCAGAGCCTTCAGAAGAACTCTGTCTTTCCAGACCTGCTATCTGATGAGATGGACATGCTCTATTCAGCCTACGGAGATGACACAGGGGTACAGTGTGCTCTGAGGTAGGTGACTTCATTGTCATGATAAAACTTAGATTTGACATTCTGTAGTGATAAAATCATGTCTCACATTTCAACCTGTAATGTGGATTTTTACTCGTAGCATACAGGAGTTTGTCAAGGGTTGTGGAAGTGTCACCAAGCGCTGGGTCGACGGGCTTCTGGACAAGATGACCGCAGATGATCACACCAAAGCTGTCAATCAAGTCAGACAGGTATTTGACTTTGACATTATTACACACATTGCTTTAACCCTCTATATCCATTATCCAGGGTGAGGTTATCTTCTACcataatttgtttcattttgcatGTAGGCTTACTCATGTTAATGATGCTTTGTTTTCAGAAAAGAAATATGATGCTGAAACCTGATGAAAACAAGAGTAACATCTGTGACATACAGGTATGTTGTAGTTCACTGAATGAAAAACCACATTCAAGTAgctgtgtttaatgttttgtttgtgattcatgctgtgtgtttttgtttaggttGCAGATGGCCCTGGCCTGGGAGAGAGCAGTTCAGTGCTAGACTTCATGTCAATGAAGAACTATCCTGATATGTCTCTGGATATATCCATGCTGAACTCATTAGGTGATTATCCTCATCAACACTCTAGCTCTCAACATTTAAGCTAATAAACCAGTCATGATGTGGTTAAGGCATTGAGATGAGCAAGGTTTATTAAATTAATGCTATAATGCTAGTAGTCAGAGGAAGcataaaagcagtaaaatatttgatattgcTCTATTAGAAGGTATTATAGTCATGTTGACATCTAAATACCAATAAAACTCGAGCAGAGTAGCACATCTTTCTCTAGGAAAATATCTTTGTAATGTTCAGCTATCCTAgggataaaacaaaacagctcaAAACACACTTCAGTTGCATTTATCTGTCATGATGCAATTTGTTGCATTCTGGCTGCATTTGTTCAAATGTTACTAGTACAGCACCAACAttacttttccttccttcctttgatGTGTATCTGCAAGCAAGAATCTCACTTGGATAGAGGTGCGATTTCCTGATTTAATTTCCCACAGTGATCttatcctctctctttctttattcaGGTAAAACAGTGAAGAAAGAGCCCGGGAACGACGAGGGCCAGCAACACTTTGATGATGCAGACAAGCTCCTGCAGGAGTTTCAAGAGGCTCAGGTCGACAGAGTCGGCTCCAGACCTTCGTCCAACCTGTCGTCCCTATCCAACGCCTCGGAGAGAGATCAGCATCACTTAGGTATTTGCAATATGAGCGACAGAGAAAAATTAGGGGCTCAGAAAGGACCACTGCTACTGTTATTATCCTAACAAGCCATAATACTGCAGTTTCTTAGCTCATAACAGAATAGTAGCACCACTGCAATAACCTgagaacaatgttttttttattaatccaCAGGGAGCCCATCACAGCTGGGTGTTGGAGACCAGTCTGAAATGGTTCATGATCCCTACGAGTTCCTGCAATCTCCGGAGTCCGAGAACACAGCCAACAGCTgaccacacacactgctgttttgTCATCTTGGTGTTAACAGCACTGGGTACTTGTTGTTGGACTGTTCAAACACCATGGAGACAGCAGCCACCTCTGACCTGTTTTACAAACGAAATATGATTGTACAGC
Coding sequences within:
- the brd9 gene encoding bromodomain-containing protein 9 isoform X1, whose protein sequence is MGKKHKKHKPEWRTVDDYEDKALEKPLKLVLKVGGSEVTELSGSGHDSSYYDDRSDHERERHKEKKKKKKKKSEKDKDKYVDDEERRRRKEEKRKKREREQNESEAAATTAASSGVPVEPFTLPKPISIGIEPEEKKKKKERFEIEPEEEFHPTVKVEIEQQGDRPVRACRTQQENESTPRQQLLEHFLRQLQRKDPHGFFSFPVTDAIAPGYSMIIKHPMDFSTMKDKIGDNEYNTVTEFKADFKLMCDNAMVYNRPETVYYKAAKKLLHTGFKMMSKQAAILGDEDLAADIPPPEIIPIPVESAKKSKKQPVKDMKEVISYLFEPEGNACSLTDTTAEEHVLALVEHSADEARDRINRYMPNSKMGYLRKESDNLLYTVVNQLDPDADEEETHKVDLSSLSNKLLPGLTTLGFKDDRRHKVTFLSSAYNIQSLQKNSVFPDLLSDEMDMLYSAYGDDTGVQCALSIQEFVKGCGSVTKRWVDGLLDKMTADDHTKAVNQVRQKRNMMLKPDENKSNICDIQVADGPGLGESSSVLDFMSMKNYPDMSLDISMLNSLGKTVKKEPGNDEGQQHFDDADKLLQEFQEAQVDRVGSRPSSNLSSLSNASERDQHHLGSPSQLGVGDQSEMVHDPYEFLQSPESENTANS
- the brd9 gene encoding bromodomain-containing protein 9 isoform X3, whose translation is MGKKHKKHKPEWRTVDDYEDKALEKPLKLVLKVGGSEVTELSGSGHDSSYYDDRSDHERERHKEKKKKKKKKSEKDKDKYVDDEERRRRKEEKRKKREREQNESEAAATTAASSGVPVEPFTLPKPISIGIEPEEKKKKKERFEIEPEEEFHPTVKVEIEQQGDRPVRACRTQQENESTPRQQLLEHFLRQLQRKDPHGFFSFPVTDAIAPGYSMIIKHPMDFSTMKDKIGDNEYNTVTEFKADFKLMCDNAMVYNRPETVYYKAAKKLLHTGFKMMSKERLLALKRSMSFMQDMDFTQQAAILGDEDLAADIPPPEIIPIPVESAKKSKKQPVKDMKEVISYLFEPEGNACSLTDTTAEEHVLALVEHSADEARDRINRYMPNSKMGYLRKESDNLLYTVVNQLDPDADEEETHKVDLSSLSNKLLPGLTTLGFKDDRRHKVTFLSSAYNIQSLQKNSVFPDLLSDEMDMLYSAYGDDTGVQCALSIQEFVKGCGSVTKRWVDGLLDKMTADDHTKAVNQVRQKRNMMLKPDENKSNICDIQVADGPGLGESSSVLDFMSMKNYPDMSLDISMLNSLGKTVKKEPGNDEGQQHFDDADKLLQEFQEAQVDRVGSRPSSNLSSLSNASERDQHHLGSPSQLGVGDQSEMVHDPYEFLQSPESENTANS
- the brd9 gene encoding bromodomain-containing protein 9 isoform X2, giving the protein MGKKHKKHKPEWRTVDDYEDKALEKPLKLVLKVGGSEVTELSGSGHDSSYYDDRSDHERERHKEKKKKKKKKSEKDKDKYVDDEERRRRKEEKRKKREREQNESEAAATTAASSGVPVEPFTLPKPISIGIEPEEKKKKKERFEIEPEEEFHPTVKVEIEQQGDRPVRACRTQQENESTPRQQLLEHFLRQLQRKDPHGFFSFPVTDAIAPGYSMIIKHPMDFSTMKDKIGDNEYNTVTEFKADFKLMCDNAMVYNRPETVYYKAAKKLLHTGFKMMSKAAILGDEDLAADIPPPEIIPIPVESAKKSKKQPVKDMKEVISYLFEPEGNACSLTDTTAEEHVLALVEHSADEARDRINRYMPNSKMGYLRKESDNLLYTVVNQLDPDADEEETHKVDLSSLSNKLLPGLTTLGFKDDRRHKVTFLSSAYNIQSLQKNSVFPDLLSDEMDMLYSAYGDDTGVQCALSIQEFVKGCGSVTKRWVDGLLDKMTADDHTKAVNQVRQKRNMMLKPDENKSNICDIQVADGPGLGESSSVLDFMSMKNYPDMSLDISMLNSLGKTVKKEPGNDEGQQHFDDADKLLQEFQEAQVDRVGSRPSSNLSSLSNASERDQHHLGSPSQLGVGDQSEMVHDPYEFLQSPESENTANS